The following are from one region of the Hymenobacter sp. YIM 151858-1 genome:
- a CDS encoding ABC transporter ATP-binding protein encodes MQIEAIGLGKRFGRDWIFRELTHTFSPGTATALLGPNGAGKSTLLQVLAAYTLPSAGELRFSLQGHRVPADEVARHLGLCAPYLELIEELTLAELVHFHTRFRPLRAGMSPAQLIDLMQLPHARHKLVRDFSSGMKQRVKLALALYAAAPLLLLDEPTTNLDRTGVAWYHEHVAATTPNRLVLVSSNVEEEYAFCQARLHVTDFAPRK; translated from the coding sequence GTGCAGATTGAGGCCATCGGCCTGGGCAAACGCTTCGGCCGTGATTGGATCTTCCGTGAGCTGACGCACACGTTCAGCCCCGGCACTGCCACGGCATTGCTTGGGCCCAACGGAGCCGGCAAAAGCACGCTTTTGCAGGTACTGGCGGCCTATACCCTGCCCTCGGCCGGCGAGCTGCGCTTTAGCCTGCAAGGCCACCGGGTGCCGGCCGACGAGGTAGCCCGGCACCTAGGGCTGTGCGCCCCCTACCTGGAGCTGATTGAGGAGCTTACCCTGGCCGAGCTGGTGCATTTTCATACCCGGTTCCGGCCTTTGCGCGCCGGCATGTCGCCGGCGCAGCTCATCGACCTGATGCAGCTGCCGCACGCCCGCCACAAGCTGGTACGCGACTTTTCGTCGGGCATGAAGCAACGGGTAAAGCTGGCCTTAGCCTTGTATGCCGCTGCCCCGCTGCTGCTCCTCGACGAGCCCACTACCAACCTCGACCGGACGGGGGTGGCGTGGTACCACGAGCACGTGGCTGCTACCACGCCCAACCGCTTGGTGCTGGTAAGCTCGAACGTAGAAGAGGAGTACGCCTTTTGCCAGGCGCGGCTGCACGTAACGGACTTCGCCCCGCGCAAGTAG
- a CDS encoding bifunctional UDP-3-O-[3-hydroxymyristoyl] N-acetylglucosamine deacetylase/3-hydroxyacyl-ACP dehydratase encodes MFDKQHTIKAPVTVSGVGLHTGVQATMTFCPAPVNHGYKFQRIDLEGQPIVDADVDNVVDLSRGTTIEQNGARVNTVEHTLAALVGLQIDNVLIQLDGPEPPIMDGSSLPFVEALQAVGLEEQNALRNYFEIPDEIRFVDNARGVEIAALPLNDYRVTVMVDYNSPVLGSQHASLTNIEQFSEEIAASRTFCFLHELEALYKSNLIKGGDLSNAIVVVDRVVSEEELGDLATMLGKPKVAVKKEGILNNVDLRHKNEPARHKLLDVVGDLALVGRPIKGQILAARPGHAANVAFAKKIKKKMQEVDTSPVPQYDPSRPPVMDINQIAQTLPHRYPFLLIDKIIHLDGTTVTGVKNVTMNEQFFTGHFPGNPVMPGVLQIEAMAQTGGILVLNTVPDPENYWTYFLGIENCRFRRKVIPGDTIIFKCQLVSPVKRGIAKMRGQAFVNGKVVMEAEMSASIVRKDA; translated from the coding sequence ATGTTCGACAAACAGCATACGATTAAGGCCCCGGTTACCGTGAGCGGTGTGGGGCTGCATACGGGCGTGCAGGCTACCATGACCTTCTGCCCTGCTCCCGTAAACCACGGCTACAAGTTCCAGCGCATCGACCTAGAGGGCCAGCCCATCGTGGATGCCGACGTGGACAACGTGGTTGACCTTTCGCGCGGCACCACCATCGAGCAGAACGGTGCCCGCGTAAACACCGTGGAGCACACGCTGGCTGCCCTGGTTGGTTTGCAAATCGACAATGTACTGATTCAACTCGATGGCCCCGAGCCGCCCATCATGGATGGTTCGTCGCTGCCGTTTGTGGAAGCCTTGCAGGCCGTGGGCCTCGAAGAGCAGAACGCCCTGCGCAACTACTTCGAGATTCCCGACGAAATCCGCTTTGTCGACAATGCCCGCGGCGTGGAAATTGCCGCCCTGCCGCTGAACGATTACCGCGTAACGGTAATGGTTGACTACAACTCGCCGGTACTGGGCTCGCAGCACGCTTCGCTCACCAACATCGAGCAGTTTTCCGAAGAAATTGCGGCATCGCGCACCTTCTGCTTTCTGCACGAGCTCGAAGCCCTTTATAAGTCGAACCTGATTAAGGGCGGCGACCTGAGCAACGCCATTGTGGTGGTCGACCGCGTGGTGAGCGAAGAAGAGCTGGGCGACCTGGCTACCATGCTGGGCAAGCCCAAAGTGGCCGTCAAGAAGGAAGGCATCCTGAACAACGTAGACCTGCGCCACAAAAACGAGCCTGCCCGCCACAAGCTGCTCGACGTAGTGGGCGACCTGGCGTTGGTAGGCCGCCCCATCAAAGGCCAAATTCTGGCTGCCCGGCCCGGCCACGCGGCCAACGTGGCCTTTGCCAAGAAGATCAAGAAGAAAATGCAGGAGGTGGATACCTCGCCGGTGCCGCAGTACGATCCGTCGCGCCCGCCGGTAATGGACATCAACCAGATTGCCCAAACGCTGCCGCACCGTTACCCTTTCCTGCTCATCGACAAGATCATCCACCTGGATGGCACTACGGTAACGGGCGTGAAGAACGTGACGATGAACGAACAGTTCTTCACGGGGCACTTCCCGGGCAACCCCGTGATGCCGGGCGTGCTACAAATTGAGGCCATGGCCCAAACGGGCGGTATTCTGGTGCTGAACACCGTGCCCGACCCCGAGAACTACTGGACGTATTTCCTGGGCATCGAAAACTGCCGCTTCCGCCGCAAGGTTATCCCCGGCGACACCATCATTTTCAAGTGTCAGCTGGTTTCGCCGGTTAAGCGTGGTATCGCCAAAATGCGCGGCCAGGCTTTTGTAAATGGCAAAGTGGTAATGGAGGCAGAAATGTCGGCCAGCATTGTTCGGAAAGACGCTTAA
- the lpxA gene encoding acyl-ACP--UDP-N-acetylglucosamine O-acyltransferase yields the protein MNQPLAYIHPDARIAQNVVVEPFSTIAQDVEIGEGTWIGPNVTIMPGARIGKNVKIFPGAVISAIPQDLKFAGEKTTAHIGDNTVIRECVTINRGTIDRMKTVVGSNCLLQAYVHIAHDCFVGDNCILSNTTQLAGHVVVGDWAILGGTSAVHQFVHIGQHAFIGGGSLVRKDVPPFIKVGREPLTYAGVNSVGLRRRGFSEEAILQIQQCFRLLFMSGLNTSDALDKIELELLPSPERDEVVNFVRNSSRGIIKGYSRNGNSAD from the coding sequence ATGAATCAACCGCTCGCCTACATACACCCCGACGCGCGCATTGCGCAGAACGTGGTGGTCGAACCGTTTTCCACCATCGCGCAAGACGTAGAAATTGGGGAAGGCACCTGGATTGGCCCCAACGTCACGATTATGCCGGGGGCGCGCATCGGCAAAAACGTAAAGATTTTTCCGGGCGCAGTAATTTCGGCCATTCCGCAAGACCTGAAGTTTGCCGGCGAGAAAACCACGGCCCACATCGGCGATAATACCGTTATCCGCGAGTGCGTAACGATTAACCGCGGCACCATCGATCGGATGAAAACGGTGGTGGGCAGCAACTGCCTGCTGCAGGCCTACGTGCACATTGCCCACGACTGCTTTGTGGGCGACAACTGCATCCTATCGAATACCACGCAGCTGGCCGGCCACGTGGTGGTAGGCGATTGGGCCATCCTGGGTGGCACTTCGGCGGTGCACCAGTTTGTGCACATCGGGCAGCATGCCTTTATCGGTGGCGGCTCGTTGGTGCGCAAAGATGTGCCCCCGTTCATCAAAGTAGGTCGCGAACCCCTCACCTACGCCGGCGTGAATTCGGTTGGCCTGCGTCGCCGCGGGTTCAGCGAAGAGGCCATTCTTCAGATTCAGCAGTGCTTCCGCTTGCTCTTTATGAGCGGCCTGAACACCAGCGATGCGCTCGATAAGATTGAGTTGGAGCTGCTGCCCTCGCCCGAGCGCGACGAGGTGGTAAACTTCGTGCGCAACTCGAGCCGCGGCATTATCAAGGGCTACTCGCGCAACGGCAACAGTGCAGATTGA
- a CDS encoding DUF4197 domain-containing protein has product MKTTRYVTLLAACFALGATSSAEAQLIKLPKVGGTTIQLPKPATTTGGKIGGLSQEEAALGLKEALTQGISKGADQASKQDGFYLNKLIRIPFPQDAQRVATTMRRLGLGSEVDRFELALNRGAEQAATSAKPIFVSAIKSLTFKDVWNILSGEKDAATQYLKRTTTTQLVTAFSPIMQQALDQTNATRYYSALVTRYNQIPLVQPVNPNLNEYATGKAVDGLFTLIAQEEANIRENPVARTTELLKRVFGSKRS; this is encoded by the coding sequence ATGAAGACCACTCGCTACGTTACCCTTTTGGCTGCCTGCTTTGCCCTAGGTGCTACCTCGTCGGCCGAAGCACAACTGATTAAGCTGCCCAAGGTTGGCGGTACCACCATTCAGCTGCCCAAGCCTGCTACCACTACCGGCGGTAAAATCGGCGGCTTGTCGCAGGAGGAGGCAGCCCTAGGTCTGAAAGAGGCGCTAACCCAAGGCATCAGCAAAGGAGCCGACCAAGCCTCGAAGCAGGACGGTTTTTACCTGAACAAGCTGATCCGCATTCCCTTCCCGCAGGATGCCCAGCGCGTAGCCACCACCATGCGCCGCCTGGGTTTGGGCTCCGAAGTAGATAGATTTGAGCTGGCCCTCAACCGCGGGGCCGAGCAAGCGGCTACCAGCGCCAAGCCTATTTTCGTTTCGGCCATCAAGAGCCTGACCTTTAAGGATGTGTGGAATATCCTGTCGGGCGAGAAGGACGCGGCCACGCAGTACCTCAAGCGTACCACCACCACGCAGCTGGTAACGGCATTTTCGCCCATTATGCAGCAGGCGCTCGACCAAACCAACGCCACCCGGTACTACTCGGCCTTGGTTACGCGCTACAACCAGATTCCGCTGGTTCAGCCCGTCAATCCCAACCTCAACGAGTACGCCACCGGAAAAGCCGTCGATGGCCTGTTCACGCTGATTGCGCAAGAAGAAGCCAACATCCGCGAAAACCCTGTAGCCCGCACCACCGAGCTGCTCAAGCGCGTATTCGGCAGCAAGCGGAGTTAG
- a CDS encoding DUF4197 domain-containing protein, with protein MSASRFTFLALAVGLMAAPAASAQTKTTTTKKTTTTTKKPAAKTTAKPAVTKTTSTKVAATTKAPTAPAPAPLTAEEATAGVREALSVSITRGLEAGGQADGFNTNPDVRLGFPPEAELVATTLRGLRMGAVIDKFEVLLNRSAESVAANPQTAAIFNNALQRLAIADALALVNSREGRAAAQLLKQQTAAQVQEELKPLVAAALEQTGAKQLYGELMLRYKKVPLVTPISTDLTTYATGGITEGIYTLIADEESRIRLNASARTTASLQRVFGSR; from the coding sequence ATGTCAGCTTCTCGCTTTACGTTTCTGGCCCTGGCCGTGGGCCTGATGGCCGCCCCGGCCGCTTCGGCCCAAACCAAAACCACTACTACCAAAAAAACGACCACAACCACCAAAAAGCCCGCTGCGAAAACCACCGCAAAGCCGGCAGTTACCAAAACCACCTCTACCAAGGTGGCCGCTACCACCAAGGCTCCGACTGCACCTGCCCCCGCACCGCTAACGGCGGAGGAAGCAACGGCCGGCGTGCGCGAGGCCCTGTCCGTTAGCATTACGCGCGGCCTCGAAGCCGGCGGGCAAGCCGACGGTTTCAATACCAACCCCGATGTGCGGCTGGGTTTTCCGCCTGAGGCCGAGCTGGTAGCCACCACCCTGCGCGGCCTGCGCATGGGGGCGGTCATCGATAAGTTCGAGGTGCTGCTAAACCGCAGCGCCGAAAGCGTAGCCGCCAATCCGCAAACCGCTGCCATCTTCAACAACGCCCTGCAGCGCCTGGCCATTGCCGATGCGCTGGCCCTGGTAAACTCCCGCGAAGGCCGCGCGGCCGCGCAATTGCTCAAGCAGCAAACCGCCGCGCAGGTACAGGAGGAGCTAAAGCCCCTGGTGGCCGCGGCCCTGGAGCAAACCGGCGCCAAGCAACTCTACGGCGAGCTAATGCTGCGCTACAAAAAGGTGCCGCTCGTAACGCCCATCAGCACCGACCTCACCACTTACGCCACGGGCGGCATCACCGAAGGCATTTACACGCTAATTGCCGATGAGGAAAGCCGCATTCGGCTGAACGCATCGGCCCGCACCACGGCCTCATTGCAGCGCGTGTTCGGGTCGCGTTAA